A window of Maniola hyperantus chromosome 17, iAphHyp1.2, whole genome shotgun sequence genomic DNA:
CAGGACTAAATTGGAACGTGTGTTAGCGCGTTTAGAAGACAGGATAATACAGTTAAATGACTATCCAGACCCATTGAAAGTGAAAGTATCAGAATGCAAGTCGGATTTTCCGAGTCGTCATTCGTGGGACTCATTTTTCCGAGACGCGACAGATATGGATGAAATGAAACCAGGTGAGCGACCTGATACTATACATATAAGGAACTTGCCTATACGTTGGTTTGTTCATGAACGCGATCGGGACGAAGATGCACTACCATCGGAGAGTTTGTTTAAAAAAGTGTTTGAAAAATATGGTCCGATAAGACAAGTTGATGTACCCGCTGCTGATCCATTTCGTATGCAAATGAAAGCTGCTATGAGAGGCATTACCACTCCTCCACAGGATTCCTCCTTATACTTTGAAGGTTATATTCAGTTTAGTGAATATGCTGGGTTCGTACGATGCATGGATGCTTTAAGAGGTCGTAAGTTACTAAAACGGAGTGAGGATTTAGCTGAATGGTGTACAATCTATGTGGATTTTGATAAAACTAAGCATATGACGGATGCCTCGGTGAAGAGAAGATCTATAGTGAGGGAGAGGCTCACATCTAGACAGAAAGCTAAGGACGAGGAAGAGAGACAGGAGAAAGAGAAAATTGCTAAGCGAGAAGCTAAAGAACGGTGAGTTATCTTGTAGTTATTGTAACTATTGTAGTACTAACTAGGTTTATTTCATCACTAGGTGATggccatgtggatttaggtttgttaaAATCCTGTGAAAGCTCCcattattttccaggataaaaagtaccttatATGAATCCATGATGCAGGCCATGTCTGTTCCAAATTATGTTAATATCAGTTCAGCTGTTAAACTATAAAAAGGGGGTATACTAAACTCTTACTAGTGAGATAAAAGTAGATCCATTACCTTCATGATATATTGAAAAAATGAGCCCCATTGCATTACAGACAAAAAGAAACAGTAACACGTATGATTTTTCACTCTTTAAGCCAAAAGATGGAGCACCGCGAAAAGGAGAAGTTGGCAAAGATGAGGGAAAGGGAAGAAAAGAGAAAGAAGAAGCAACTTGCTAAGCTGATGGAGAGGGATGATGTTGATTTGAACAAGAAGGTGGCAGAAGAGCAGAGAAAACTGCTAAAGACTCAGAAGAAGTTGCAGGCTATAAGGCTGATTGAGGAACTCTTCAGAAGGATTGAGGTAAGCTTTTTCTTACAGGGTGATACAGAAAGATGAAGAGAAATTACTTGTAGACGAAGAGAGTGGCTGAAAAGAAGAGAAAGTTGttgaagacagacagacacactttcgcatttataatattggtttgGATTATCTAGTAGGTAGTTGCAACTGTcattattggctgaatttattgcATTTCTGGCCAACCGGTTCGAACTTTGGTGCTATGCTTACTGGCTGACCTTTTTatggtattttgtattttttattttttttatctgacattttgtaaggggcttttacagataatctatatgccagccccatcgttacaaactaaataattaaatctaaaactatatcaatttgagagaatcactaacaaatttatCTACTTTCTTTGCCAAAATGCTCgaaggtttattttgtatttattttcagtTGCGCCCAGAGCTGCAACGCAACGGCTCGAAGCCGGAGCGCTACTACAAGGCGGGCGACCGCATGGCGCGACTACGGATAGTGGAGAAGTACAAGCGACAGCAAGAAAAGGCTCTCGACGAACAACAGGAGAGGCTCAGGCATGCGCTGGACGGTCAGTATACTCACGTCAAATATACGAagctttattagggttccgtacctcaaaagctgttatagcctagtggttaggacgtccgccttctaatcggaggtcggggtttcgatcccgggcatgcaccactaacttttcggagttatgtgcgttttaagtaattaaatatatgtatggcagtttttattaaacctattggTTAATAGACGGCTttgtaccgaaacgctaaattgcttggcggcacggctttgccggtagggtggtaactagccacggccgaagcctcccaccagacagaatTCAGTTAAAAATAAGGGTCATAAGAAGCTAGCAGACTggtacagacacactttggaaTTAATAAAGTATGAATTATTTAGTATAAACATACCAGGAGTGaagtttaaatattaatcacgacgcgaaTAGGCTTATCGACAGTTttactaacctaacctaactgcaatattaacttgattagggtccagttgctattgcaaccactcgatcaaaatagcgacctaaacacaaaaagcatttagtAGTTGGTGAGTCTAGCGTCAGAACAAGACTAGCTTAACTTAAAAGtcatcaaccacccgtatttatacaatcgactcaaaaTGGCTGTCTCGCAATAGAACATGCAACTTCCATTTGAAAAGGGCGCCAAATACAAAATGCGATAACATTAGCAATAAACTTGTCCCATTGGTTGCAGGTCGTATCGTGATCCGTTCAGCGCTGGAGACCAAGAAGCCCCTGCGAGAGTCGTCCATCAGCTCCGTGTCGGAGGACGAGCGCGAACTGAAGCGCGTCAAGACCGAGAGGCTCTCCACGCCAGAGCGAGAGGGGTACAACAAGAACCCAGGTATACCGCCcatatctaaatgtataaaaggaaaagatgactgactgactgatctaatcaacgcacagctcaaactattggacggctcgggctgaaattcggcatgccgaatagctattgtgacgtaggcatccgctaagaaaggatttttgaaaattcaacccctattagggtgaaatagagatttgaaagtgtagtccacgcgaacgaagtcgcgagcataaactagtaacttataaaagtggtacagttcttgcaattcacgaaggctactgaactttacttgtggtaacgtcgtttacgttgtcattgcgtaagtgtgcgtgcatgtcaaaagcacacatttagtgtaccttacgtataccgataccaCTTAAACACAATCACGAGtccagtggccttcgtgaaatgcaagaaaatcttttttttttatttttattcgtataaacttttacaagtgcttacgaatagtcggatgcatctaccactggttcggaatgcctttcctgccgagaagaaccagcaagaaactcggcggttgctcttttcaaatatttaatataggtacaagattatgccatgtataaaatagtatttgcagtcttgtgcgttgctggaacgagttGCATGTCAAATCCACGCTATAATAATCAgaactatagtaggtacaagtTTTCACTGCAAAAATGTTATTAGCCACGTTGGTATCAtctaaaatgttttgttttgtcGACAGCAATGTACGGGTACCCCAACCCGTACGGCTTCGGGTTCCCGTACGCCGCCGTGCCGCCGCCGCACGGATACCCCTTCCCGCAAAGTATGAGTATCGTTTCACATAGTCCGTACCaaatgagaactcacttgccattttagctctatgtgtcaactgttatgtcGAAAGTACAATTTCAGTCCATTCTAAAGGTagatcgtatttttgacataacagttgacagTTGACATAGAGCAAAACTGGCGAGTGAGAACTTAatgcattataatttatactttaatacgttttaataataaactagTTTTTCCCTGCAACTTCGTTCAGCGGGGTGGtttgttctacattgctgcttcacagCTGAATACCTTTCATAGAATACCTTCAatgagttaaaaataaaagtcaagTTAAACTAAAGGCTATTACTCAGTGTTGATCACTGAATTAGCCAACCACCCCGCTGTGGTGGCGTCTGTGTCTGTCATCTGTCGGTATGAATATTGCAAATCTGTTGCAAAAGCAGTAAAGGGCATTGAACCTAGTTGGAATACCTttaatccgccattttgaaaaaaaccTCGTTTCGGCGCCCAATGATAAAACATGTCACGCATAAGTATGCGCCAGATTCcataaaaaaatgttcaaacCCTTTTGCTGTGTCTGCCACGCTATGTGCTGGTAGATGTGAACCGACCCTCTAACGAAAGCCGATTCATTCGAAAAACAATCGAATTATTCGATTGTTGTGATTATTCGATAACTAATGATTGTATAACAAATTGAACAACCGAAAAACAATCGATTGTTTTCGGTCTAGGACGAATGAATCGGAAATCGAATCCAATCGAACgcgaaaaaagtttaaaaaatcaattgAACCAATCAATTTAACAATGGATTGTAGATTTTTATTTGACTGTTTCTTGTTAAGACTAATAAATTGACAATCGATTGTTCATTTGTTCGATTTATTCGATTgtttttgcaaaataattgcAACAATCGCGCGTCCATTAAAGCGCGTATAGTACTGACTACAGAGTACCCAACACAGACCATTGTCCCGTGTTACAGCGTCGATGTACTACCCGATGCGCGGCGCGTACTTCCCTCCCCCCGACACGTACTCGCGGCGCCCGTTCCGCGGCCGCGGGCGCGGCAGGGGGAGGGGCAGGCTGCCGTACTTCGAGGGACCCGACGCTACTCAGCAGTACTACCAGTAAGTACAAGAGACGGACCATTGTCCCGTGTTACAGCGTCGATGTACTACCCGATGCGCGGCGCGTACTACCCTCCCCCCGACACGTACTCGCGGCGCCCGTTCCGCGGCCGCGGGCGCGGCAGGGGGAGGGGCAGGCTGCCGTACTTCGAGGGACCCGACGCTACTCAGCAGTACTACCAGTAACTACAGGCCCTCGCCATTCTGAACATAGCTGCGTTTCGACGTGCTTTCAGCACTGATACAAGTAGGTTCGCTGGACCTTCGAtagccgacctgtttttgaagcttGATTTTCGTCATTTTGTCGCTAAATGAATGGTGAAATTTTCCATTTTTCTTTTATGTTAGGTAttcgtattattataaaattaagacATCATCAACAGGTACTTCAAGAAGCTATCAGAAGCGGAGCACCGCAACGAGCACGATAACCGTTCGCGTTCCCGCTCACGCTCGCGGCGACGCTCGTATTCGCGCTCTCGCTCGCGCTCGCGCCGCCGCTCCTACTCGCGCTCCCGCTCACGCTCCCGGAGCAGAAGCCGGAGATCCCGCTCCAGGAGCCGAAGATCCAGATCCAGGAGTAGGAGGTCCAGGTAAAAAGGTGTGGCCACTTACACACCATGTCTACCACTAGATGTCGCTGCACGAATTGTGATCCCGCTATAGAAATTTCAATACTCGATTTGATTACAATTCAATTTTGATGCCCTGCAACTAACTAACTAAGCATAACCATTTTATCACTTTCATTAGCGTGATATCTTGTGTGACACCATCTAGCGTGTAAACCTATAATCTGGATCGTTTTCATTAGTTTGTCTAGTGCTACCGAAAAATTGTTCTTTTTATtatagagagccagcgcgtgccagacctatTCAATGAAAATTTACCACTCTATGAAAATTTTTACTCTCTACCTAtatacggtttacgagatacagcccgctgacaaacagacgggcggacagcagaggcttagtaatagggtcccgttggcacccttcatatacggaaccctaaaaattatctcTTCGATTGCAGATCTCACAGTCACAACTCAAGATCACGCCGAAGATCTCGATCAAGAAGCAAGCGACCCAAGACCAAATCCCGGTCCAAGTCCAAATCCAAGCACCGCAGCCCCAGCCCCAAGCCCGCGGAGAAACGCGCCAGTGTGGACAGCACCAAGTTTGTGTCGCCGGGAACTATGCGGCGACAGCGGTCTAAGAGCTGGTCCCTGCCTAAGGAGGGGGAGCCTAGGAAGTCTTGGTCTAAGACTCCCGAGAAAAAGAACGAATaaacttatattttatataatgttGTCGTTTCATTTTGTTACAAACTATAGTTCCCTAAATAACCGCCAGGAATGCTGTATAGTTTGTCATATTTTACGGTTATATGGTTTCCCTTGGTAATTTCAGACGGTTCATTTTTTGTGCATTTCTGTCTCATTTGAACACAAAATGAAGCAATCACTCGAATGAACACAGTCTGATATCATCTTAAGCCTTTAACCTCAGACTCGGAGCGAGAGATAGACGGAATGTGAGAGTTCAATATAGAACGCGCCAGTGCAGTGTGGACACTGGAACAAGTTCAAGTTTATGTCGTCCTTTTAGCCGGGAACTATGCGGCGACAGGAGTGGCTCAATTTACATACAAGAATGGAAGCAAATTTGTAAAATATCACATAGCATTTTATCTCCAACTCGTAAAATACAAACTTCATGCCAAAATGGAAAAGGCGCGggaattcccgcgacttcacaCGTCACGGGAATTTTCTTTATCGTACGTGGTGGAGATAGAAGTCAATATGCTATGCATTATTTAAGAAATTCGCTTCCATTCCCTTTCTATATAAATTAAGCCTAAGAGCTGGTCGCTGCCTAAAGAGACTAGAGTTCCTGGTCTTACGTGCTTGCTTATTCACGGTCCTTCATGCTGTCCCTCCCGCCAAGCTCGTGGTCACACTAGTGCAGTGACTATTAGGAATTTCCGTGTTCAAGGGGTCACCAAGTCTCGGGAGGGCCAAGCATGAAGTTCCGTGAATATGGTGCTTTTAACTAACTTCATACATacaaaaaggattttttaaattgttaactTGAAATTATGTGTACAAACTATGAGAGGGCGACACCACTGGACTACATCACTGAGGTAGATTGCATAATTTTTTTGTCAACGCCACCTCCGactaaatttttttaactacCTAGAGCTCTAGTCGGCGGTGGTTGGTGTCGTTGACAAGTGACAAGACATGATGAGGGCAACacaaaataaaacagaaaatatttttagataaagAATCCTTTTATTCTGCAAATACAAGAGTCATCGACTCTACAAAGGACTGCAATATTAGAAGAGCTATTGCCATTTATAATGTGATAAACATATCAAATACTTCTATAATATGTTACTTAACtatttcataaataatttacttttagcCATCATTTACACAGCTTATTTAACAGCATCAAAACGTTGATTCGTTCGAGGCTCGGACAAACAAAGCGCGAAAGAAATGTGACATTACACGCCTATTTAGTCAAATGTACATTACTATCCATTCAACTTGCAGACGTCAGCTTTTACAAGCCacttgtacctactgtactgtaGGACACTCTTTAAGTTAACTTCTGCAAAAAACTTGGAAAAAGCTACAACTCTGGCAAGTCACTTGGTACCATACTTGCTCAGTGTAAACACTTGCAGGAATTAATTTCTGCAAGAAAACTAGCAGAAACTGATATCAGCGAGTGTTTACACAATGCAAGAGAAATTGCGGTAGTTACGTGCCGTGAAAGTTTTCTTGCAAAAGTTAGCTGTCAAGATTTGCCATTGCAATGTGATTTCCGCAATTTCTTGCGAGTGTTCACACAGTGCAAGTGACTTATCAAAGCTAACTTCTGTAAGTTGTAATGCTACTTGCCGTAAGAAACTATAATTATGAACTCCACAGTCCCTAGGAGCAACGTTAGACTTAATATTTGAATCACGTTCTGTATGACCAAGCCTTCATTCAAACAAGCACGCTTACTTTGAATCTAACGCTAACTTAcaccaaaataaataatgaaccGTGAAGATAGTGAACCTATTTCAGACAGTCTGAATATATCGGCTAGTCGAGACTCCGCTATGAGCTATTATTTGCACATTTCTTGTATGTTTTGTATGAAAAGTTAACACCTataagtacgtgacaggtcgagatggcaatcggggagggaacgtcccgcacacccccgCGTTAAAACAGTGCAGGGCGGggagtccccccgcctcataccccgattgccatctctatctTTTTTTATGTCTTAAAATCAAACAATCTTGTGAGGCCGATGATTTTTATCAGCCTTAGGAACGACTatggtctatttgggctgcaaacttcAGTTAAGGCATAAAACTTTatgtaattttgaaaataaattgttCACCAATTTACTATCAAAATTCAAAGTCGCGgttaattaaaaaacaattacgTCATATTTCATTCGTTTTCTTTTTGTGTATTGAAAAATTAAACACTATTTCGGTTAACTAATCCCTCACACTGTTTATTACACGGCGAACACACATTTGACACGTATAAGGCCCGgtttccacctaagcggagcgaagtggagatgtgttcagtcgaccaatcagatctGATTGGCAACTAAACACATCTCCACTCCGGTCCTCTTATGTAGAAACGGGGCCAAAGCCGTGTAAAAACCTTATATGAATGTTTTTGAATGTCCcgtgaatttccaaaaaaaaaatttatataaacTTTGTCCTAACAATTaattacaaacacaaaaaaaaatccaatttgGTCCATTCGTTCTCAAGTTATGGCGTGACCAAGGCGTAAGATCATCATACAATCAATACTGTTACCACAATAGCGAAGTCTCGATGGCCCTACTAGCTACCTATAGGAACCAGAGCTTCTAATAATATTCTTCTAAAATTCGTGCTTACAAGTAAACTTATACATCTAGCCAATACTATGTCACTGGAAAGATCAGGTAATTTTCgatataatgaaaaaaatcacaCTAAGGGCCGGTTTATATCAAAACAGTCACTGGAGACAGCGGCTCtgctaaatttatatttttcgtGTCAGGTGTAATAGCTTGAACAAACACTTTTatggtgcctgtccactgaacgAAGTGGAGATGTATTCAGTCAACGAATAAGATTATTGAGAAATGACGTGATAAAAATTACCACATCCGGAATTTTTCATCTGCGTCTGGTATCCGAAAATATGTTGATTTTACATGAGAGTTGCATAAATTTCAGATAGAAGATAATTTTAAAACAGTTTATCTGATTACAAGTGTGTTGATGTGGCCCTTAATATTTCAAtaaggtatttatttttattcaatgtacagtacccggcagaaaagaGTACACGTCAAACTATAGAGAGATTTCGGTTTCGTAAAACACTCGACATAGTATTTGTGCAGACAAAACATCGAAGGCAATTCCCGCGCGTGATTTTCCGTTAGATTTGACCCTGGCTTGAGACGATATTATGATCCAACGCTTGTCACTGTCGACAGCTACTGTCTTAATCTCAACCTGCCCTTAAGCTGGTCGCCGATTTAGGGTACATGTCCACTGAAACAGAGTTGAGCAGTGATGTGTTTGAACGactaaattagattttttattaaataattttgatgCTATAATGATTTGATTTTGGTATGGTAACACATCATCGCTCCACTGAGCTTTAGTGGGCAGTCACCCTTATACGcacaaaactttttaattctTTGTATAAAAATCACAGGAAAATAACCATAGGTAAGTATTCTTccacaaataattttaaagttttttgcaGCGATTTGCGACCAACTTTATACAATcataacattaatattataatttatataataaatatgcagtaattttaaacataaagGTTTATTTACGAAATTCTTTTGTGCctgatacttaaataaaatcataAGTGGTAAACTGCATGAAAGGGATGcactgaaaaaaattataaatcaaataattctCTTTTTTGTAAGCAATGCGAAATGTTGTGAATTACGGGATTGTGATGAGGATTATTTTGTTTAAAGCGTGTATTACAGAACGAAGTAGCCCAAATTATTAAGGTCGTAGCATACTTAAGTTTTTAACTGACTGACTCTAAAAAAATAAGTTGTCACTACGATGTCTTTACGTGTAGGTATAGGATGcttcaagatttttaaagaaGGAATTTATCTTTGACTGTACTGTCCAGGCGCATACTGCACGGTTTgggtatataatttttttaaagataatggTGCCGGTCCACTAAAACGATGCGGAGTGGAGATGGgtccaaattaatttttttttatttcagctagGCCAACTTCAGGATTCATCCAAAGGTTCAAAGTAAGCAGATTTTACTGAGTAAAACTGGCAAGAAACAACATTTTCTCTTTTCAAACTACAAAGCCACAATACGTAGCAATTAGTCGGGTATACTACGacaagtccttgagtggagaccgcgttaagcaagcgtagtgtgggacgccctccagcacggtggaccgacgatataaagaggctggcgggatgTGGCTGTATgaagaaggctgaggaccgggtgtggtggttcctttagggaaggcctatgtccaacagtggacgtccacaggctgatgatgatgatgactgcgaCAAAAaatcgcgtgtatttaggtagCAATATCATTAATGTAACTACCAATGGAACAGTAAATATTTacacaatataatttatattgtacataaattatttagatacaacACACTAAACCCAAAATAAAGTAAATCTATTCTCTCACAAGTATAGCCTTTCTAAGaaacgatttaaaaaataaattctcagtcttctattataatataattattatagatcgATTATGATAAGATCTTCGGATTTACAAAATGTATCATACAATTTGTACAATAGGTATGTTATAGAAATTGACCTGACCtacaaatacaataatatttttgttctaATAAACTAATTTAACTATCCTATATATAACACAGCTTATACATGgctttatatattatgttaaatatttatatgtgTATAAATATAAACCATATTGTATAAGctttgtgtaattttttattagtaATAATAGTTTTGTGATGATAATATTGATTTGATTGTACCAAATCAAGGTGAAACTGTGATGACAGTTGCCTCTATAAACATTTTGATTTGCCACTCAATGTGAACTGTGATTACAGTTGCCTCTATAAACATTTTGATTTGCCAATCAATGTGAACTGTG
This region includes:
- the Xe7 gene encoding A-kinase anchor protein 17A isoform X3, which encodes MEKLRKMIQPDSFSILKVSKHSSEVIRFDAELENRTKLERVLARLEDRIIQLNDYPDPLKVKVSECKSDFPSRHSWDSFFRDATDMDEMKPGERPDTIHIRNLPIRWFVHERDRDEDALPSESLFKKVFEKYGPIRQVDVPAADPFRMQMKAAMRGITTPPQDSSLYFEGYIQFSEYAGFVRCMDALRGRKLLKRSEDLAEWCTIYVDFDKTKHMTDASVKRRSIVRERLTSRQKAKDEEERQEKEKIAKREAKERQKETVTRMIFHSLSQKMEHREKEKLAKMREREEKRKKKQLAKLMERDDVDLNKKVAEEQRKLLKTQKKLQAIRLIEELFRRIELRPELQRNGSKPERYYKAGDRMARLRIVEKYKRQQEKALDEQQERLRHALDGRIVIRSALETKKPLRESSISSVSEDERELKRVKTERLSTPEREGYNKNPAMYGYPNPYGFGFPYAAVPPPHGYPFPQTSMYYPMRGAYYPPPDTYSRRPFRGRGRGRGRGRLPYFEGPDATQQYYQYFKKLSEAEHRNEHDNRSRSRSRSRRRSYSRSRSRSRRRSYSRSRSRSRSRSRRSRSRSRRSRSRSRRSRSHSHNSRSRRRSRSRSKRPKTKSRSKSKSKHRSPSPKPAEKRASVDSTKFVSPGTMRRQRSKSWSLPKEGEPRKSWSKTPEKKNE
- the Xe7 gene encoding A-kinase anchor protein 17A isoform X6, translated to MSIHVCRDISDAVALYLPQRLYLKSFAKLNISVQLPPHKVHGKAISNWELMEKLRKMIQPDSFSILKVSKHSSEVIRFDAELENRTKLERVLARLEDRIIQLNDYPDPLKVKVSECKSDFPSRHSWDSFFRDATDMDEMKPGERPDTIHIRNLPIRWFVHERDRDEDALPSESLFKKVFEKYGPIRQVDVPAADPFRMQMKAAMRGITTPPQDSSLYFEGYIQFSEYAGFVRCMDALRGRKLLKRSEDLAEWCTIYVDFDKTKHMTDASVKRRSIVRERLTSRQKAKDEEERQEKEKIAKREAKERQKMEHREKEKLAKMREREEKRKKKQLAKLMERDDVDLNKKVAEEQRKLLKTQKKLQAIRLIEELFRRIELRPELQRNGSKPERYYKAGDRMARLRIVEKYKRQQEKALDEQQERLRHALDGRIVIRSALETKKPLRESSISSVSEDERELKRVKTERLSTPEREGYNKNPAMYGYPNPYGFGFPYAAVPPPHGYPFPQTSMYYPMRGAYFPPPDTYSRRPFRGRGRGRGRGRLPYFEGPDATQQYYQYFKKLSEAEHRNEHDNRSRSRSRSRRRSYSRSRSRSRRRSYSRSRSRSRSRSRRSRSRSRRSRSRSRRSRSHSHNSRSRRRSRSRSKRPKTKSRSKSKSKHRSPSPKPAEKRASVDSTKFVSPGTMRRQRSKSWSLPKEGEPRKSWSKTPEKKNE
- the Xe7 gene encoding A-kinase anchor protein 17A isoform X4, translating into MSIHVCRDISDAVALYLPQRLYLKSFAKLNISVQLPPHKVHGKAISNWELMEKLRKMIQPDSFSILKVSKHSSEVIRFDAELENRTKLERVLARLEDRIIQLNDYPDPLKVKVSECKSDFPSRHSWDSFFRDATDMDEMKPGERPDTIHIRNLPIRWFVHERDRDEDALPSESLFKKVFEKYGPIRQVDVPAADPFRMQMKAAMRGITTPPQDSSLYFEGYIQFSEYAGFVRCMDALRGRKLLKRSEDLAEWCTIYVDFDKTKHMTDASVKRRSIVRERLTSRQKAKDEEERQEKEKIAKREAKERQKETVTRMIFHSLSQKMEHREKEKLAKMREREEKRKKKQLAKLMERDDVDLNKKVAEEQRKLLKTQKKLQAIRLIEELFRRIELRPELQRNGSKPERYYKAGDRMARLRIVEKYKRQQEKALDEQQERLRHALDGRIVIRSALETKKPLRESSISSVSEDERELKRVKTERLSTPEREGYNKNPAMYGYPNPYGFGFPYAAVPPPHGYPFPQTSMYYPMRGAYYPPPDTYSRRPFRGRGRGRGRGRLPYFEGPDATQQYYQYFKKLSEAEHRNEHDNRSRSRSRSRRRSYSRSRSRSRRRSYSRSRSRSRSRSRRSRSRSRRSRSRSRRSR
- the Xe7 gene encoding A-kinase anchor protein 17A isoform X5, with the protein product MSIHVCRDISDAVALYLPQRLYLKSFAKLNISVQLPPHKVHGKAISNWELMEKLRKMIQPDSFSILKVSKHSSEVIRFDAELENRTKLERVLARLEDRIIQLNDYPDPLKVKVSECKSDFPSRHSWDSFFRDATDMDEMKPGERPDTIHIRNLPIRWFVHERDRDEDALPSESLFKKVFEKYGPIRQVDVPAADPFRMQMKAAMRGITTPPQDSSLYFEGYIQFSEYAGFVRCMDALRGRKLLKRSEDLAEWCTIYVDFDKTKHMTDASVKRRSIVRERLTSRQKAKDEEERQEKEKIAKREAKERQKETVTRMIFHSLSQKMEHREKEKLAKMREREEKRKKKQLAKLMERDDVDLNKKVAEEQRKLLKTQKKLQAIRLIEELFRRIELRPELQRNGSKPERYYKAGDRMARLRIVEKYKRQQEKALDEQQERLRHALDGRIVIRSALETKKPLRESSISSVSEDERELKRVKTERLSTPEREGYNKNPAMYGYPNPYGFGFPYAAVPPPHGYPFPQTSMYYPMRGAYFPPPDTYSRRPFRGRGRGRGRGRLPYFEGPDATQQYYQ
- the Xe7 gene encoding A-kinase anchor protein 17A isoform X1; the encoded protein is MSIHVCRDISDAVALYLPQRLYLKSFAKLNISVQLPPHKVHGKAISNWELMEKLRKMIQPDSFSILKVSKHSSEVIRFDAELENRTKLERVLARLEDRIIQLNDYPDPLKVKVSECKSDFPSRHSWDSFFRDATDMDEMKPGERPDTIHIRNLPIRWFVHERDRDEDALPSESLFKKVFEKYGPIRQVDVPAADPFRMQMKAAMRGITTPPQDSSLYFEGYIQFSEYAGFVRCMDALRGRKLLKRSEDLAEWCTIYVDFDKTKHMTDASVKRRSIVRERLTSRQKAKDEEERQEKEKIAKREAKERQKETVTRMIFHSLSQKMEHREKEKLAKMREREEKRKKKQLAKLMERDDVDLNKKVAEEQRKLLKTQKKLQAIRLIEELFRRIELRPELQRNGSKPERYYKAGDRMARLRIVEKYKRQQEKALDEQQERLRHALDGRIVIRSALETKKPLRESSISSVSEDERELKRVKTERLSTPEREGYNKNPAMYGYPNPYGFGFPYAAVPPPHGYPFPQTSMYYPMRGAYYPPPDTYSRRPFRGRGRGRGRGRLPYFEGPDATQQYYQYFKKLSEAEHRNEHDNRSRSRSRSRRRSYSRSRSRSRRRSYSRSRSRSRSRSRRSRSRSRRSRSRSRRSRSHSHNSRSRRRSRSRSKRPKTKSRSKSKSKHRSPSPKPAEKRASVDSTKFVSPGTMRRQRSKSWSLPKEGEPRKSWSKTPEKKNE
- the Xe7 gene encoding A-kinase anchor protein 17A isoform X2; protein product: MSIHVCRDISDAVALYLPQRLYLKSFAKLNISVQLPPHKVHGKAISNWELMEKLRKMIQPDSFSILKVSKHSSEVIRFDAELENRTKLERVLARLEDRIIQLNDYPDPLKVKVSECKSDFPSRHSWDSFFRDATDMDEMKPGERPDTIHIRNLPIRWFVHERDRDEDALPSESLFKKVFEKYGPIRQVDVPAADPFRMQMKAAMRGITTPPQDSSLYFEGYIQFSEYAGFVRCMDALRGRKLLKRSEDLAEWCTIYVDFDKTKHMTDASVKRRSIVRERLTSRQKAKDEEERQEKEKIAKREAKERQKMEHREKEKLAKMREREEKRKKKQLAKLMERDDVDLNKKVAEEQRKLLKTQKKLQAIRLIEELFRRIELRPELQRNGSKPERYYKAGDRMARLRIVEKYKRQQEKALDEQQERLRHALDGRIVIRSALETKKPLRESSISSVSEDERELKRVKTERLSTPEREGYNKNPAMYGYPNPYGFGFPYAAVPPPHGYPFPQTSMYYPMRGAYYPPPDTYSRRPFRGRGRGRGRGRLPYFEGPDATQQYYQYFKKLSEAEHRNEHDNRSRSRSRSRRRSYSRSRSRSRRRSYSRSRSRSRSRSRRSRSRSRRSRSRSRRSRSHSHNSRSRRRSRSRSKRPKTKSRSKSKSKHRSPSPKPAEKRASVDSTKFVSPGTMRRQRSKSWSLPKEGEPRKSWSKTPEKKNE